One Spinacia oleracea cultivar Varoflay chromosome 4, BTI_SOV_V1, whole genome shotgun sequence DNA segment encodes these proteins:
- the LOC110793193 gene encoding wall-associated receptor kinase 5-like, whose product MHLLRLFLILSSMVAVTVVGVKASTAPTNMLTAANTTKPGCSRKCGDLTVPYPFGIGTNCSLDRSWFTIRCNTSYNPPRAFSVVGLGFSGNPEILNITENQVMVRNSQIASKCYDPQGNEVSGSTGNFDIYDSPFTYSNTNKLIVVGCNDYALISASAGTVSRGSQFNFRAGCLALCSNPNEVIQGSCSGLGCCQSSFPVGLQSFTVTLSSLQNRSIGGVSSVQPCGYAFFAGNDSFSFHGASDLSGTVVNRTIQQIPLVLDWSVGVTPGTRLTCDQARRNSTTYICQSNTRCIDSNEGGYRCRCLSGYEGNPYLEPGCTDVDECATGSNNPCAMACLNTPGSFQCYCPSGYSGDGYRNGTGGCIRIPDNSSSSLKKIILGLGISLGSMLLLLASWYLYSFLKRRRIVKQRAAHFERNGGLLLQQQMSSSDENVVARMKIFTVEELERATDNFNKDRILGQGGQGTVYKGMLSEGKIVAIKKSKMVDATREFINEVVILSQINHRNIVKLLGCCLETEVPLLVYEYITNGTLFHQIHNPSEEFPITWRMRLQIASDSAGALTYLHSSSSVPILHRDIKSSNILLDEKYRAKVSDFGTSRSIALDQTHVTTRVVGTFGYLDPEYFQSSQFTEKSDVYSFGVVLVELLTGQKAVRSAFEEDRSLTSWFLSHMEASSLLEIVDTQLIQEGSNEEFYIIADLAKRCLNLDGKSRPNMKEVLIKIEELLSLHLPQQVGPGTKEVFGGVTGNVYDEFSTTSTFYMENNTSSSAEFSLLFNPR is encoded by the exons ATGCATCTCCTGAGGCTTTTCCTCATCCTCTCCTCAATGGTTGCAGTCACAGTAGTTGGCGTTAAGGCGTCAACGGCACCAACCAACATGTTAACAGCTGCAAACACCACCAAACCTGGTTGTTCGAGGAAATGTGGTGACTTAACCGTACCATACCCCTTTGGCATTGGTACTAACTGCTCTCTTGATCGCAGCTGGTTCACTATCCGATGTAATACTTCTTACAATCCTCCAAGAGCTTTCTCAGTGGTTGGCCTCGGGTTTTCAGGAAATCCGGAAATCTTGAATATAACTGAGAATCAGGTAATGGTTCGGAATTCTCAGATAGCTTCCAAATGCTACGATCCCCAGGGAAACGAGGTCTCAGGAAGTACAGGGAACTTTGATATATATGATTCTCCCTTTACTTATTCAAACACAAATAAGCTGATAGTTGTTGGCTGTAATGATTATGCACTAATTTCTGCTTCAGCTGGGACCGTATCAAGGGGGAGTCAATTCAATTTTAGAGCTGGTTGCCTGGCCTTGTGCTCCAACCCAAATGAGGTGATTCAGGGATCTTGTTCGGGTTTGGGTTGTTGCCAGTCATCCTTCCCAGTAGGTCTGCAATCATTTACAGTTACTCTTTCGAGCTTGCAGAATCGCTCTATTGGTGGAGTCTCATCTGTTCAGCCTTGTGGATATGCTTTTTTTGCTGGAAATGACAGCTTCAGCTTTCATGGAGCTTCAGATTTGAGTGGCACGGTTGTAAACAGAACAATACAGCAAATCCCTCTTGTGCTTGATTGGTCTGTTGGAGTCACTCCTGGAACTAGGCTTACATGTGATCAAGCGAGAAGAAATTCAACTACTTATATTTGTCAGTCGAATACAAGGTGTATTGATTCGAATGAAGGTGGTTATCGTTGCAGATGCCTGTCAGGCTACGAGGGTAATCCCTACCTAGAACCAGGTTGCACAG ATGTTGATGAGTGCGCTACTGGTTCGAACAATCCATGTGCCATGGCGTGTCTTAACACTCCAGGGAGTTTCCAATGCTATTGCCCGAGTGGGTATTCCGGTGATGGATATAGAAATGGGACAGGCGGTTGCATAAGGATTCCTGATAACAGTTCGTCATCCCTTAAGAAAATCATTCTAG GACTAGGCATATCCTTGGGATCAATGCTTCTGCTCCTTGCTAGTTGGTATTTATATTCTTTTCTCAAAAGGAGGAGAATAGTTAAGCAAAGAGCGGCACACTTTGAGAGAAATGGCGGCTTATTGTTGCAACAACAGATGTCTTCTTCTGATGAAAATGTCGTAGCAAGAATGAAAATCTTTACAGTTGAAGAGTTAGAAAGAGCCACAGACAACTTCAATAAGGACAGAATACTCGGGCAAGGAGGCCAAGGTACGGTTTACAAGGGAATGTTGAGCGAAGGAAAGATCGTTGCCATAAAGAAGTCTAAAATGGTGGATGCAACTCGAGAATTCATTAACGAAGTGGTTATCTTATCACAAATCAATCATCGGAATATAGTCAAATTACTGGGATGTTGTTTAGAGACTGAAGTTCCTTTACTAGTTTACGAGTACATTACAAACGGAACTCTTTTCCATCAAATACACAACCCGAGTGAAGAGTTCCCAATCACATGGAGAATGCGGTTGCAGATTGCTTCTGATTCAGCCGGTGCACTAACTTACCTACACTCATCATCTTCTGTTCCTATTCTACACCGAGACATCAAATCTTCTAACATACTTTTGGATGAAAAGTACAGGGCAAAGGTGTCAGATTTCGGGACTTCGAGATCAATAGCCCTGGATCAAACCCATGTAACAACCCGTGTGGTGGGTACGTTCGGGTATCTTGACCCGGAGTATTTCCAGTCAAGCCAGTTTACTGAAAAGAGTGATGTTTACAGTTTCGGGGTTGTACTTGTTGAGCTTCTGACAGGACAGAAGGCAGTACGTAGTGCATTCGAGGAAGACAGGAGTTTAACTTCATGGTTTCTCTCGCATATGGAAGCTTCTAGTCTGCTTGAAATCGTGGACACTCAACTCATACAAGAAGGCTCAAACGAAGAGTTTTACATCATTGCTGATCTCGCAAAACGGTGTTTAAACTTGGATGGGAAGAGTAGGCCGAACATGAAGGAAGTTCTGATCAAAATTGAAGAGTTGTTGTCACTTCATTTGCCCCAACAGGTCGGGCCTGGAACTAAGGAAGTGTTTGGCGGTGTAACGGGAAATGTATACGACGAGTTTTCGACTACGAGCACGTTTTATATGGAAAATAACACTTCAAGTTCTGCTGAATTTTCGTTGTTATTCAATCCCAGATGA